In Deinococcus psychrotolerans, the genomic window AGAGCGCTAACGTGGGGGCATGAGCGATTCCAAGCCGTCTTCAGATTTGACTCAGCTGCGCGTTTCGTACACCAAGGGCGAACTGCGCCGCGCCGACCTCGCCGCCTCGCCTTTGGAGCAGTTTCAAGTCTGGTTTGCCGAGGCCCAGCAGAGCCGAGTCATTGAGCCTTACGCCCTGAGCCTCGCCACCGCCAATCCAGCGGGGCGGCCCAGCGTCCGCACAGTGCTGCTGCGCGGCGCAGAAGAGCGCGGGCTGAGCTTTTACACCAATTACGACTCGCACAAGGGACATGACCTCGACGAGAATCCGCAGGCCGAGCTGCTGTTTTTCTGGCCGGATCTGGAGCGGCAGGTGCGGGTATTCGGCTCCGTTCAGCGGGTCAGTGAAGAGGAATCGGCCACCTACTTTCACAAGCGCCCCCGCGAATCGCAACTGGCCGCCCACGCCAGTGACCCGCAGAGCGCTCCGATTGCGAACCGTGACGCCCTAGAAGCCAAACTCAGCGCTTTAGAAGCCCAGTATCCCGAAGGCCAAACCGTGCCCAAGCCCGACTTCTGGGGCGGCTACCGCCTTTTGCCTAGCGAGTGGGAGTTCTGGCAGGGCCGAGCCAACCGGATGCACGACCGCTTCGTGTACCGGCGGGCAGGGGAGAGCTGGAGCGTGGAGCGGTTGATGCCGTGAAGGGGAGTGGGTAGAAACAGCGGGCCTGATCTTTTCCCACCAACCGCTCACCACTCGCCGCAACTTCTCCCCTCCCAACCCCGTAACACTGGGTAGGAGGCTTCATGCTGTACCTGTTTTGTTTCATTGTGGGCGGCGGGCTGCTGGCTTTTTCGGTAATCGGCGGCCATGATCACGACTTCAGCGGTGGCGGGGGTGCGGACGCGGATGCGGGCGCTGAACACGGCCTCGGCGAAGTCGCCAGCTATTTTTCGCTGCGGGCCATCATCAGCTTCGTGGCGTTTTTCGGACTGGGCGGATTGGCGGCGCGGGGCCTGGGCCTCGGCGGGCTGACCCAACTCGGCTTCGCGCTAATTTGCGGCTTGCTGGTCGGCGCGTTCGCGGCGGTGGCGTTGCGTCTGGCCCGTACTCGCGGCGAAACCGACACTCACGCCTCCAAATTGGAAGGCCGCGTCGGTAAAGTGCTGGTGGCTCCGGCTTTGGGCCGGCTCGGCAAAGTCGAAGTCACGGTGGCTGGTCAAACCGAGCAGATGCTGGCCCGCAGTGACGACCCGCTGCTGCCCGGCGCGTCGGTGATTGTCATCGGCATCGCCGGCGGCGTGCTGGATGTCCGGGCCTGGGAGCTGCACAGCGCCGTGAGTGAAGGCGGGTGATGCCCGGCGTCCCCTATACCGCCTTTGCTGCCGCAAGCCCCGCTTGATTTCAAGGTGCTGATTCTCGACGCGCCGACGCTTCTCACCAACCCTCAAAGAAGGAATGACTTATGACTGGAACCATCGTTCTCGCGGCCATCGTCCTGTTCGGCATCCTCTTGGTGCTGCTGATGAT contains:
- the pdxH gene encoding pyridoxamine 5'-phosphate oxidase is translated as MSDSKPSSDLTQLRVSYTKGELRRADLAASPLEQFQVWFAEAQQSRVIEPYALSLATANPAGRPSVRTVLLRGAEERGLSFYTNYDSHKGHDLDENPQAELLFFWPDLERQVRVFGSVQRVSEEESATYFHKRPRESQLAAHASDPQSAPIANRDALEAKLSALEAQYPEGQTVPKPDFWGGYRLLPSEWEFWQGRANRMHDRFVYRRAGESWSVERLMP
- a CDS encoding NfeD family protein, which codes for MLYLFCFIVGGGLLAFSVIGGHDHDFSGGGGADADAGAEHGLGEVASYFSLRAIISFVAFFGLGGLAARGLGLGGLTQLGFALICGLLVGAFAAVALRLARTRGETDTHASKLEGRVGKVLVAPALGRLGKVEVTVAGQTEQMLARSDDPLLPGASVIVIGIAGGVLDVRAWELHSAVSEGG